GTCTTAGACAATTATGGAAAGTTGGGAAAACAGCAAGTAAACATGATTGGGAAAGTATATTACAAGTCAACGATAATCTTACACAATTGAATAAAGAGACAAACAACTATTTCGATTGTCATATTTCGATAACACCCTTAGATTGGGGGTATGTCTATCAATGGAGATTGCAACAAGAACATCACATGAAGAGGGATAATGGGGGATCAGGTatgtcagatgaagaggtcAGATTGTTCGTAGATCGCTATATGCCTTGTTACGAACTCTatgggaagaggaattcGGTGGTCCAGAGTCTGAGACTGGTATATGGATCTGAGAGAGAGGTGGTGAACGTCGAGGAGGATTAAGGATCTATTGGCGCATGTATCTGTATGTCATATTACGCGGCGTTGTTCCGTGGCTTGGTCAGTAGGAATTGAATCTCAAGAGATActacatgatgatatacgGAATGTGTGATCTCCACTGACTTGCATTGGCCAAACATGACGATGTAGTAACTCAAACTCTGATACATATCTAATGGGTGAAACGATAATAACAGGTAAAACACGATAATCCCATAATAACGATTACAAATCCACGGTCATAAATCAAACAAGGAAGCACTGGAGCCACGATTAATTTTCCTCCGTCCTCCTAGCCATGTAAGCGACAAGATCACACACTATACACAGTAGCACATTAGAAGGCATACTCTTTCAAGATTTGGGCTGGAGGTAACAATTACTTACTTCGAGAGGAGAATCCCCATTCGTTATCATACCAAGCTACTATCTTTGCGGTTCTATCATTCAGCATGACAGTCGCATCGACGTCTAGGATACTACTTTGAGTCGAAGATAGGTAATCTGAGGAAACTAATTTCTCATCTGATACACCCAATACACCAGCTAAAGCTGGACCATCCGGATGAGGAGTGCTCGATTGGATTGGTCTTCGGGCAGCCGCTGCTCTGAATGGTCTAATCAAAGCTTCCTTGGATGCAACAGGTGTCGATAGTGTTACAGTCAAATCAACAAGAGAAACATTTGTTACTGGTACTCGAACGGATATACCTAGTCATAACGTAAGTACCACTACATCCGTCAAAAGGTAGAATGGCGTACCATGGAATTTGCCTGCTAACTCTGGCAAAACCTTTACTACTGCTTGGGCTGCACCTGTAGTCGCTGGGATGATATTTCCCATAGCCGAACGACCTGTTTCAGAGCtcaacatcagcttcgaGCTCAGACTTATGGAAActgtgaagatgagattcaCCCTGTCTGATATCTTTCGTACTGAATCCATCAAGCACTTTCTGACTTGCTGTACTTGCATGAATTGTTGTCATCATTCCAGTTTCCACACCGAAGGCTCGTTGAAGAACGAGTGCTAAAGGCGCCAAGCAATTTGTCTGAATAAACACATGAATCAGCTGCCGTCTTATCTTCGTGAAACTTTGGGACTCACTGTACAGGAAGCATTACTTAAGACATCATCTTTTCCAATATACACATGATGATTTACACCGTATACGCAATTCAATGTATCTTTACTTGGTGCCGAAATCAAAACTTTTTTAGCTTTTCCATGCTTGATATGCACTTCGGCTTTTTCCTTAGTGGTCAATTTTCCAGTTGATTCCATAATGTAGTCCGCGTTGGCAGAAGACCAATCTAATTTTGTGGCATCCCTCTCTGAAAACAAATGTATAATCCTTCCTCGGAAGATCAATGCTGAAGGTTTAGGGTTGTTAGGTGTAGCTTTGAGAAGACTAGGATGATCTTCAGGACAGATGGACAGGTCGGCCCCTGATCGGAATCTTCCATGTGTTGAATCATGCATAATTGCCGTCATCAGATGTTCAGAGGAATGTGCGGTGTGATTCACTGCCACCAGTAATagatcttctctttcaagtAACAGTCGGAATAAAGCTCGACCTAGACCTTCTTATCAATATATAGATGCATAGCGGATATGTTTATCAGGATGCATGACTGACCTATACGACCGAAACCATTGATCCCCACTCTCGGAAGTGACGATTGTTCAGTGACAGCGATTGGCACTGCGAACGATGTTAGTCGGACTTGATTTCAGACTATGGAACACTGTTTCAAAGATAACACTCACTGTTGGCTTTTGCAATCAAGTACGTTTCTTGAGTATACTGCTTCGTCGGTATGACCGTTGCTGATCTAATGACCACATATTGATCATAGACACCCATCTATTTATATATCTCTCGTTCATCTGAATTCGAAATTACGCGCGGATCAACTCTGTGCCGCCCCGTATAACCTCTATCAACGATTCAGCTCGTTACCCCACGGACGGGTAAAACGGATTGATGTTCTGGAAATACGGAAGAGGGGACCCCACAGTTCGTGATCGGTGATTGTTCCTGCTCATTCGAGGAACCATTGGGTTTATTCTGGAATATCGGCTTTTTCATTACCATACAACTAATGCACAACGTTGATAAGTTCGTAGTGCGGGGCAAACATCGTTTCTGGGTTTATACGGAAGTAGAAAACTGAAACTTTGCGAGACGCCGAATACTTGATCGAGCTGCACGTGAATAGCCATACTGGATATACGTGATTCACTACTACACTTTCCTGTCCActcaacaccaacaacatATTATTCGCCCACCCAGAAATAATCTTGGCTCATCAAGGTACTTCAATCCAAGATCAATAGTATTTAATGATCCAGGTAATGTAAAAATGTACTTACATTGGGACGATCTGAAGAGGTAATCCCAGCTGGTGGTGATTTGGTAATTCGACAACCGGAAGGATTCGATATAACCATCACACCGGTCTTTGGCCACGTACCCACTTGCATTCATAAATCTGTTGCGAGGTCGATTTGAAGGGATGCAATGTTACGCCAGTAAATAGTCTTCTTGAGATGTACTCACACAGTACGTATACTTCATTTTCACATGTCCTGTACTTTCTGGTGCCGCTGTCAATGCGAGTGCAAGGACCATAAGCTTATATccatgtcgatgtcgatatTCAACTTCCTGAAGAGAAGAGTTCTTTGAAGTTTCTTGAGGTAATCATCCTTCGACGTTCATTCCTGCCCTAAGTTTTGGGGTACTTTGCCTGCTAAGACGAGAACGACCCGAAAGTCCTCCCTATCAAGACACAGAAGCATCGATCGACAACCCGACCCCGACTTGTCAGTATGCAGGTATAAGTAGGATCTATTTTGAGATGTGACATCATCTGTCAACTGTAAAATGCCCTCCTCATTTGTTAGTACGCTGCGGGATCACAACGAGTGGCAACACCCTGGAAATCATGGGATTGTCGACGGAAGAACCATCGTTCGATCAGGACCTGATGAACATACCCTACTTAGCTATCATACATGATAGGGAGCAGGATTTGGATTAGAGTAAGCCTAAAGCATTTGCTTCATTTAGGTTCACCATTTCAAGCCACAGCAAGTATCAGGATCTCAATCACCTTGGAGCCACTCCGCTTATCGAcgtattcatcttcccactTACTGTTGGTATGGGCTCAGTGTATTCCCCTGACATCATCAAAGGGTATAAGAGAGGACAAGGAGAATCGCCAAATTTCGAACGCATCGGTACAACCCAGAGCCAGATCCAACCTGATGCTTCATCACATTTACAATCGATACCATTGGCTTTTGATCCTTTGGCAGATCTCTCTTTCGACGATCTGACCTTGGGTCTCCGATTTGACTTCAACAGTATACACAATAGTATGAGGAGGCGTATTTATGACGAATCAAATCTGACGCTAGGAGTTGATCTCTCCGATCCACAATCTACCATTGACTATGCCAAGCAACGGCCTAGGAAGGAGGACAATCAGACGAACATACCTGGTACTTCAGCTAAAAGTATCCCTTCGAGATCTTTGGATGGTTATGGCTGTCGGAGATATCTTTCACAGTCACATCATCGGCGGACTCGACCTACCTGAGGGCGTGGGTGTAGAACAATCAAACCAATGAGTCACGATATTACCATTACTCCAAATTACGATCGACTATCTTCCGTTGATCCGAAATCGACTTCGTTGGGTCTGGCTCATCCGAGATTATACAGACATCTTAGTATTGAGGATGGTcagaagattgaagagatcgCCAAGATCTCCAGTGAGGCTGCCCGTCAGGATGTTGTCAGAACTATGAAACTGTTAGATGACAAAATTTCGAGGAGATGTGTTGACAGTATACGCTATATTGACTGGACCTGTGGGGAATGCTCAGGCTTCTGGTAAGGCTTCACTTATTGATGTGAGACTTCGATTCATGCGATTGATAGATTGTTATTTATTTACATTGATATGCTCTCCTCTCCGTTGTCCACTGTTCTTTGGTCGCCTTTTCCTTGTCATGATTAATTTCACAAATCTTCGTTCTTGGTCAATTCCTATCAGGTACAACAATCAATGAGCACTCCCGTTCCGTTCGCATAGACAGTACATTTCATATGGTAGTATTCACTTACTTTGCTGTTTCTACTCGATTacaacatcttcctcctcaccatcaGGGACATACTGTTTTCCCACACCTGCCAACTCCCAGGAGACACTCGATGATCTcgctctttcctcttgagCTTCTCTCTCGATCTGTCGTCCTCTTTCGAAATCGTCTACTCTCTCTTCTGCTCTGGATCTCGCTCGTGGGGCTTTGGAAGCACTGTCGGCAGATCTAAATGCTGATCGACCAGCTCGGAATGATCCAGCCGATCCTCCTAAAGATGGTGCAGAAGGTCGGACAGGTAATTCACCTAATCTATCTTCTGTACCTTGACCTTCAGCGGCAGCAGTAGTTTGTTGACCGTTGGAAGAGCCCGCAGGGATGACCGGAAGGTAAGAGACGACGTAGCCTAATTTACCGGGTGGGTTGGAGCCGAGACAGTGTAAACAGGTTAATTCGGGGTAAGGTAGGTAGGTGATCTCTTGGTTGTTTTGGCCGGATTTGGATGTGATTGGAGCCGGAGTGGATTGGGGTCTGCGACGAACAATTAGAAAGTCAGCCAAATATATCTCGAAAACGGGAGTCACAATACATATGGACTAATGACAGTGACGAATGCCGCAGTAACgatcgaagaggaggagggcAATGACGGAATACTCAAGCGATGGAACTTGGTGATAATGAGCGATGCACACTTACCCAGCAGTCTCACCACCGATACCCGCCCATCCTCCATTCCAGTCCACAGGTTTCCCATCAAGCGTAGTAAAGCTCTTGGAGCCAGTGTTGAAGTCAGCTGCCCATGGTCGGATCACTCCATTGCCATTGGGTTGATTAGAGGCAGTTGCAGTTCCGTTTGGGTGTGTCATATTGTATAATTCAATCTCGATGTCAACTCCAAATAGACTTGTGCAGGAGTGAATATGAAAGGTAGGAAGAAACGTGCCAGGTCTACATCGACTCATACATTCCTTTATATAACTGTGGGATATCCCATTCAGACTCCCCCAATGATACAATAAATCTACAAACGACTGACTGACCCCGTGACGTCATTGACTTCTTTTCGAATCATGTATGTTAACCGAGACCGGCCGAAATGTTTTGCTGTGTTTCTGCCTCATTCCAGTATTTTCGAATGTCTTGCGCATGCATCTGCATCATATACGTTCGACTTCCTGGTGCTGCAGTACTTGCATAACGCAATCCTTCGTCAGTTTATGCATCTAGATCTTGGTTTCGACTTTCTTGGCGCTTAGCCCCCAGTGTTGCCCCACCACACCTATGCGTGATTAAGCGAGCTGAAGCGGTCCGAATAGCCGATCTACATCCTGGGTAGTACAAAAGAATGCGTGTCTTCAATGCATGGAAATTCCTGTCGTGGATTTCATTTTGGGCTGAACATCAAAGACTACCGGTCGAGCTCACTATCCTTATCCATTGGGTGTATCGAACGACCGAGGTCGATAAACACCAACATACGCTGACCGACCATCAGCTATTATCGACAGGGCTTGCGGTTGTGTATCGAGACGGATTGAGAGGCCACCCATCTTTTGCTGATCCTGCGAACTCTCTTCAAGTCGGGAGGATGTAGGGAATTACGCTGGGTGTGGTGACCACAGTCATTAAACGATAGAGACAAGGTATCTGTCTGTGGAGATTGGTGGAGACGCTGATCGAAGTGTGAaagctttcatctttgattgatgaggtggatatTCCTATTCTTCGACGTGGATGTTCTCTCACCCTTTGTCTCTACGAGCTTCACCCATACCATCTGCATTGCATCGCATCAGGTGTGCATATCAAACTCAATATCAATAGTTTCTAGAGCAATGTTATAACCTGTTCAGATCCACCTAATTAATGATCGACATAGCAAGAATCAGCAAGCGCTCATCTGTCCGTGAAAGGTATGAGAAGATCAGGGACTGGCTGTATGCGGATTTGTCAGGTAATTTGGGAACGGTGATGGACACCGTGATTAGCATATAGCTGGTATTGGCGTCATGGGCTGAGATCGGTGCCCCAGCAGTGTCATCAAAAAGTAACAGGGAAAAGGTGCGGAAGTCATGAAGATATGGGGGGACAGAGAGCAGAAGCAGAAATCCGACTCACGTATGCATGATCAGATGTTGCTATCCTCTCAATATCACTGACACGACGACTGTACAGAGATGCATCTTCCATCTGCAAGTTATCTGTAAGTTATCTGTTTGTCCAGAGTGAGAGATGGTTTTGGGATAAAATGCATTAAAATAACGACAAACTAATACATCCCACGTGGCTGCTTCCCATATCCCCCAATTCAACGGCAATCCGCACCTGCAGCTCATCTGTTCCGTCCCTACCAACAAATatatatcaaaatcaaaaacaTCAATCTCTACATTCGCTATCATCCCATACCACCCTCACCCTCGAGCACCATGTCATTCTCACTCCTCAGATCTCGTGGGCTTAGAGCTGCAACCAGGACAGCGGGTGTCGTGAGTGCAACGGATCACTTATACCATGaggacatgatgatgtagCTTACTTGGTCCTATCTTAGCGACCCGTTCGATCCACCCTCCCTGCTATGAGGTTCCTCCAAACGGACGCTGACAAATCATCGCCCGCTGAAGCTTTGCCTGAATCCGGAGATCAACCTGTGAGTATAGACCGCCCATCGGTGAACTCTGTCGGCTATGTTAGCGATAACGAAATACATTTACTGATCAGCAAATCTTCCTATCTACAGTTCACCGTAGCTCTTCACGGAGAATCTTTCCACTCTTACCGATGTGATGCCCCTTCAAATGAGATCTCAATCACCAAGGATGAGTTGGTGAAGATGTACACTACTATGGTGGGTTTTCATCGATCAGATACAATGCTTTCAAACCATACAATCGCTTCAATAACTGACTAGATTCTATCTCCTTCACCCTGTTACCatcatacatctcatcattcacttcGATTTATATCCTTGTCAAACAAACGTCTCACCCGCAGGTCCaaatgagaaggatggaacAAGCTGCCGATGCGTTGTAcaagcagaagatgatccgaGGTTTCTGTCACTTGGCTATCGGTCAAGAAGCCGTCTCGGTCGGTATGGAACACGCCATCGACGGTGACGATCGAGTGATCACCTCGTACAGATGTCACACTTTCGCAGTGTTGAGAGGTGGTACAGTCAAGGGAGTTATTGCCGagttgatgggtgagtgatgacCTTCCAGATTCACGGCGCTATCGTGCGACAGTATGCTGATCCATTGTTATCGAATTGAACTTACAGGCCGAGTAGACGGTATGTCATACGGAAAAGGTGGTTCCATGCACATCTTCACTCCCTCCTTTTTCGGTGGTAACGGTATCGTCGGTGCTCAAGTGAGTTTATCATATACTTCTTTTcccaatctatcaatcaCTCATATGGAGTATGAATTAGGTTCCCGTCGGTGCTGGTATCGCCCTCGCTCAAAAatacttgaagaagaagactgcTACTTTCGCTCTTTACGGTGACGGTGCTTCTAACCAGGGTCAAGTATTCGAGGCTTACAATATGGTGAGTGCTTACCACTTAAAAGTGTACAGGTGTGAATAATCGCTGAATTTCGAATTGTTCTAGGCTAAACTCTGGAACCTCCCTTGTGTCTTCGTATGTGAGAACAACAAGTACGGTATGGGTACTTCTGCCGAACGATCCTCTCAAAATACCGAGTTCTTCACTCGAGGTGATAAGATCCCAGGTCTCCAGGTGAGCTATTATGTTGTGGT
The nucleotide sequence above comes from Kwoniella europaea PYCC6329 chromosome 1, complete sequence. Encoded proteins:
- a CDS encoding glyceraldehyde-3-phosphate dehydrogenase, type I produces the protein MGVYDQYVVIRSATVIPTKQYTQETYLIAKANMPIAVTEQSSLPRVGINGFGRIGRALFRLLLEREDLLLVAVNHTAHSSEHLMTAIMHDSTHGRFRSGADLSICPEDHPSLLKATPNNPKPSALIFRGRIIHLFSERDATKLDWSSANADYIMESTGKLTTKEKAEVHIKHGKAKKVLISAPSKDTLNCVYGVNHHVYIGKDDVLSNASCTTNCLAPLALVLQRAFGVETGMMTTIHASTASQKVLDGFSTKDIRQGRSAMGNIIPATTGAAQAVVKVLPELAGKFHGISVRVPVTNVSLVDLTVTLSTPVASKEALIRPFRAAAARRPIQSSTPHPDGPALAGVLGVSDEKLVSSDYLSSTQSSILDVDATVMLNDRTAKIVAWYDNEWGFSSRMCDLVAYMARRTEEN
- a CDS encoding pyruvate dehydrogenase (acetyl-transferring) E1 component, alpha subunit: MSFSLLRSRGLRAATRTAGVRPVRSTLPAMRFLQTDADKSSPAEALPESGDQPFTVALHGESFHSYRCDAPSNEISITKDELVKMYTTMVQMRRMEQAADALYKQKMIRGFCHLAIGQEAVSVGMEHAIDGDDRVITSYRCHTFAVLRGGTVKGVIAELMGRVDGMSYGKGGSMHIFTPSFFGGNGIVGAQVPVGAGIALAQKYLKKKTATFALYGDGASNQGQVFEAYNMAKLWNLPCVFVCENNKYGMGTSAERSSQNTEFFTRGDKIPGLQVNGMDILAVKKATAWAKEWVTSGKGPLVVEFVTYRYGGHSMSDPGTTYRTRDEVQQMRSEKDAIAGLKRYILEWGVTDEASLKAIDKKAKEEVDAAVEEAKKSPFPDVKTFWTDIYYKGTEPPMMRGREKEEYHVYSQA